The Medicago truncatula cultivar Jemalong A17 chromosome 7, MtrunA17r5.0-ANR, whole genome shotgun sequence genome includes the window agaagaaacaaaatcaaaatacaacacaaacacaaacacaatttgattaattgatttgaggagtttgaaagaaagaaagaattcGACGATCAATGAAGAGTTCTCTGAAAAAGTTACGAGGTTTGGCACTTcacaatcatcatcatcatcatcatcatcatcacaaacATGATacaattaacaacaaaacaattcTTCCTCTTAAACAACTTGACGAACTCGAAAAGGCTACAAGGGTAGGGTAATTTATTAACATTCTTTCTCATTTCACCTTTTTAGGGTTTCTTACTTTGTTTCTAATTTGAAAATTCCAGGAGATGCAAGACATGAGGGACTGCTATGATACCTTACTTTCCGCAGCGGCCGCAACCGCCAGTAGTGCTTATGgtattttttctattcatttagAAATGATTACCGCAACTATGTGAATTATGTAATGATCATGTAGTAATTATACAGAATTCGCTGAGTCGTTGCGGGACATGGGTTCTTGTTTACTCGAGAAAACTGCTTTGAATGATCACGAAGAAGAAACTGGTAGGTACCACTTCTTGTTGCTTCACTAACCTCTTTCTAACTTTACTTAACTACTTATTCTGTTTCTGCAGGAAAGGTTCTTCTTATGCTTGGAAAAATCCAGTTCAAACTTCAGAAACTTATTGATAACTATGTATGTAATAATTCCCTATTCCATccatattttttacatttttgtttttgtttttaattttctctgtttttcattactttttttttctacgTTATTTCAGCGTTCCCATATAATACAGACAATTACAGTTCCATCTGAGTCACTCTTGAATGAACTTCGAATTGTTGAGGTCAGTTTTTTAACCTGCCTTTGATATTCAAATTTAATGTCATTATCAAATTTATACTTTCTGTTTTTATCCCTGTTCATTGTCCATGCGCAATTGAATTCCTTATTCGAATCAGTTTGTATTTAAGCTTTTAGACAATATTATGTTTCTGTAAATTAGGCTATTGTGCCTGAGACATCCTGATTATAGGAAACCTGAAAAGGCTAGTATGGCTCCAATTTGATAAATGGATAAGGCAATATTGTCAATCAAGGATAGCAGAAAATAGCGTATTGTTAAAATTCCGCTACGCAATAGTGCTATAGCGCTACTATAGCCGCTGTTTGACAATAGCGATTTGTCCAAATTCCGCTATATTATAGCCGTAGCGCCACCTATAGATACTGTTTAACAACACTGGGAGAAAGTGATGAATGACAGATCAGTGAAGGATTTAAGTACAAAATGCAACATCTTCTAAGATATTTATACAATCTCTTTTAACTTATTCATCTAGATGTCCCAGAAATAGGATATGTGCCGAAAGAAAGCAGTACTGGGCCACTTACTAGTTTCCCAACATTCATGAAGGTTTTCAAACATAGGATTCTTCCAGAATCTTGAAGGCTTTTTTAagttcttataaatataaagttaCCCAACTCTTTGTCCGCGCTATAAcctaataatataattatttaattctGAAATTTAGGTAGTGTAGTGAATGTGGTCATTAAAATTTACTATATCTTGCTATGCTATTCTATGTGGAAgatcttttgtaattttgatcagttttttattttctgtctTAATACTGGAGCAGGAGATGAAGCGACAGTGTGATGAAAAAAGGTTTGAAATGTTATGTTTgatctaatttattttcttctttaaatgTGATACAtgtcttatcattttttaatatgatctGCAGAGATGTGTATGAGTATATGATAGCAAGATACAGAGAAAGAGGTAGGTCTAAAGGTGGCAAAGGAGAAACTTTTACATTGCAGCAGCTGCAAGCTGCTCGCGATGAATATGATGAGGAGGCCACATTGTTTGTTTTCCGATTGAAATCTCTGAAGCAAGGACAATCACGTAGTCTTCTAACCCAGGCAGCACGTCATCATGCTTCTCAGGTTCGTCTTATCCCCTATTTCTTTAGAACCAGGAGttcttattttcaaattttatgatGATATCTTGATATCCGTGCATTCTTTACCCCATAAAACAGTCATGTTTCTTCAAGAAAGCAGCCAAATCTCTTGAGACAGTAGAGCCACATGTGAAGTCAGTAACCGAACAACAACACATTGATTACCACTTCAGTGGTTTGGAAGAGGAGGATGGGGATGAAGGTGATTATGTAGACGAAGACGACgagggttatgatgagaatgATGATGGGGAACTGAGTTTTGACTATGGACCAAATGAACAGGAGCGAGATGTTTCTACATCTAGAAATTCAATGGAGGTGACTACCTAAGTAAACACTTATTTGTAATCTCCCTTCCTAGAAATGGGTGTCTCATGAAGATTTACTTATTAAATCTGCAAACAAGCATAAATATGAGTAGGCAAGTCATTGTGCACACATGCAATTGTCGGTGAGGGTTTGTATTATTCCTACTGCATGCTAAAGAAAACAtaagtataattaaaattaaataggaaATGAATGCTTTCCTTGGGCGAAATTACAGTGTTAAGGCCTTTATGGGGCCATGGTCTACTAGCtttagagtttttttatttcctgAACTCGATATCCGGCCCAAGAACCGACTAATTCGGGGGTCTAATCCCACCGTCTACTAGCCTTAGAGTTGTCAGAACTGCAGAGTAGTTTTGTAGTATGATGTGCAGAAACTATACATCCTTGTTTGTTTGAATGTCGTTAATTTCTCCATGTGTATCAGAAATATAGTTTGAACGAATGCAAAAAAACTGTGGAATATTAACATGTCCGGTCAATGCATAATGCTATGGAAGTTTCATATTAATGAACTTCTGATTCAGAAAATTTTAGATCAGAACCATATACAcggttttaatttttaattgtgaAACAAGCAATTTTGCTTAAATTGCTCTCATGTTGATTTTGTATGGGTTAACTATGTTGCCTTCCTTGCAGCTGGACCAGGTGGAACATACACTTCCCAGAGGTTCACCAGCAGGGGGTGCTAAGGTAAACAGATACATTTCAATTAtcctttgtttctttttagTATGAAATTTGAAGTACATAAGATTATAATTAATGATTCATTGTTTTAATTGCAGGAAAACTTGGATAAGCTTCAAaggaatttgttttcttttaaggTTAGGGCAGGGAGCCAATCTGCCCCACTTTTTGCCGATAATAAACCTGATTCCAGTGAAAAGCTGAGGCAGATGCGCCCATCTTTATCGCGAAAATTCAGTTCATATGTGCTACCAACTCCAGTTGATGCGAAGAGTCCAATCTCTTTTTTTCCAGATAAACCAAAGCCTTCCACAATGCAGACAAATTTAAATGAACCAACAAAGAACTTGTGGCATTCATCCCCATTGGATCAAAAGAAACATGAAAAAGATATCAGAGATGAACATTCTGATCCTACTATCAGAAACACTCAGTCTGCATTAAGGGAAAGCAACAATAATGCTTCCTTCACAAGACTGCCGCTTCCTTTGGTAGATGGTCCTGCATCCTTAAATCATGACAATGTTTCTGCTTACTCTAAAAAGATTAAAAGACATGCCTTTTCCGGCCCACTGACAAGTAATCCTTGGCCTACCAGACCTGTCTCAATGGAAAATATTCAGTTGTTTTCTGGACCTCTTTTGCCTACTCGAATCCCTCAGCCTCCATCATCATCCCCCAAAGTTTCTCCTAGTGCTTCTCCTACTATCTTGTCTTCACCTAAAATAAGCGAGCTTCATGAACTTCCAAGGCCTCCAGCCAATTCCCCGCCCAACTCTAGGCTTTTAGGTTTGATGGGGCATTCAGGTCCATTAGTGTCTAGAGGTCAAAATGTTTCCGCTGCAAATAATTTGGTTGTTTCAAGTGTAGCATCTCCACTGCCAATGCCACCGCAGGCTATGTCTCGTAGTTTCTCTATACCTTCTTCTGGTAGTGCTCGAGTTGCAGCATTAATGGGCCAAGGGGACGAGAATCCTCTCATACATCATCTCTATCCGAGGAAATTGCTTCTCCTCCGCTAACgccaattgcattatcaagtagtCGGCCGTCATTAGATGGCTGAGGCTGTTGCTCTGGATGTTTGGGCCGGAGGTAATAAttaaaacagtttttttttttttcttttcttcataaaaaaaccTTTCTCTTgtatacttttattttgttttgttggacTTGTTCATGCATTTGCtgttatttatgaaatttgacTATGGAAGAGGTTAGGTTTCTTGTACAAATGGAGAAACCTTTGTTAGATCATGTGCCATTAATAAATATCATAGGAGAACCAGACAGGTTAGGCCAGTCTCTTAAGCAGGTAGTTATGTAGATATGCTTGTGTTGGCAGTTATGTGTTTTAAGAATTATAACAAATTAGGAATTGTGGAAAAGAGGGGTCATTCGA containing:
- the LOC11431713 gene encoding LOW QUALITY PROTEIN: uncharacterized protein At2g33490-like (The sequence of the model RefSeq protein was modified relative to this genomic sequence to represent the inferred CDS: inserted 1 base in 1 codon), whose product is MKSSLKKLRGLALHNHHHHHHHHHKHDTINNKTILPLKQLDELEKATREMQDMRDCYDTLLSAAAATASSAYEFAESLRDMGSCLLEKTALNDHEEETGKVLLMLGKIQFKLQKLIDNYRSHIIQTITVPSESLLNELRIVEEMKRQCDEKRDVYEYMIARYRERGRSKGGKGETFTLQQLQAARDEYDEEATLFVFRLKSLKQGQSRSLLTQAARHHASQSCFFKKAAKSLETVEPHVKSVTEQQHIDYHFSGLEEEDGDEGDYVDEDDEGYDENDDGELSFDYGPNEQERDVSTSRNSMELDQVEHTLPRGSPAGGAKENLDKLQRNLFSFKVRAGSQSAPLFADNKPDSSEKLRQMRPSLSRKFSSYVLPTPVDAKSPISFFPDKPKPSTMQTNLNEPTKNLWHSSPLDQKKHEKDIRDEHSDPTIRNTQSALRESNNNASFTRLPLPLVDGPASLNHDNVSAYSKKIKRHAFSGPLTSNPWPTRPVSMENIQLFSGPLLPTRIPQPPSSSPKVSPSASPTILSSPKISELHELPRPPANSPPNSRLLGLMGHSGPLVSRGQNVSAANNLVVSSVASPLPMPPQAMSRSFSIPSSGSARVAALXGPRGRESSHTSSLSEEIASPPLTPIALSSSRPSLDG